A genomic segment from Desulfonatronum lacustre DSM 10312 encodes:
- a CDS encoding MMPL family transporter, which translates to MARTPATVRLFTVLLSHKATVLLLLAGCLAMGLFFLRQATLAEDIEAMLPDDGSGLAGDVRLLGHAPFLSKVLVILEPVPGQSGLVDLEVLRQAAQDIREAAGPPWFAEPSTAPDQPEAQDMADQFLSLLPALSTPSDLERIETLLHPESVRRALEGARETLLGLQGIGMKGLISSDPLGLRNLIWGKLSSLDIIGDGLAMSNPGEGIFLNPDHPGALLVLDTPVAMTDARGSRDMLAALDDILAAALADASSDDLSNDLSSPIRAFVISGHAYTAANAQAIQRDLALVLPVSALGILALFVLFLRSWRAAFAYAAPLVAMLAGVAAVAATGNPLSGITLGFGAVLMGLAVDYGLHVWYGLRRGADPAQTLALLAKPILFCWLTSAGVFSLLLFSSLPGQRQLALFTVSGLSAAMLLSLTVLPVLLLRRNKRRPSTPVHPPERPLAHLASWPTRRRPAISAFVALLATAVLCWPSIHFDGRLQALSMVPEELAQAERVVAQSWGGVRSLAMLVAQGDTLENALQTAHAQHAFLEKAGPGTPVASLAPLLPPASVQEESICRWTDFWTQRRAGLRDIMAREGARLGFAPQAFAPFFDFLQAEPEQVRIDHLRRLGMEELIDMLVVPDNAGVTILTLLPDKPELHALLPSETRLVSQSLLGRHIAAALHRDMTRFLLAAGVFVTLMTAVLFRNPRRMLQSLTPALAGLSALIVVVTLLNIPFNLYSIAATFLILGLGVDYGIFMTMRLDRGRDSLGSGLGTDLDANLDIGLGTDLDTEKAVLVSGLTTLLGFGALVLADHPALHSIGLTVLIGIAAAIPAALFVVPCLEPRKKSHR; encoded by the coding sequence ATGGCGCGAACTCCAGCCACGGTGCGCCTTTTCACCGTTTTATTGTCCCATAAAGCCACAGTTCTCCTGCTCCTCGCGGGCTGCCTGGCCATGGGACTTTTTTTTCTGCGCCAGGCAACCCTGGCGGAGGACATCGAGGCCATGCTCCCCGACGACGGCTCCGGCCTGGCCGGGGATGTCCGTCTGCTGGGCCATGCCCCGTTCCTGTCCAAGGTGCTCGTGATCCTGGAACCGGTGCCTGGGCAGTCCGGGCTTGTCGATCTGGAAGTTCTGAGGCAAGCGGCTCAAGATATTCGAGAAGCGGCCGGCCCGCCCTGGTTCGCCGAACCAAGCACAGCCCCCGACCAGCCGGAAGCTCAGGATATGGCGGATCAGTTTCTTTCCCTGCTTCCGGCGCTTTCCACGCCATCCGACCTGGAGCGCATCGAGACGCTGCTCCATCCGGAATCCGTCCGTCGCGCCCTGGAAGGTGCCCGCGAGACGCTCCTGGGATTGCAGGGTATCGGGATGAAGGGACTGATCAGCTCGGACCCGCTGGGATTGCGGAATCTGATCTGGGGTAAGCTGTCTTCCCTTGACATTATCGGTGACGGCCTCGCCATGTCGAATCCCGGTGAAGGCATTTTCCTGAACCCGGATCATCCCGGAGCCCTGCTCGTCCTGGACACTCCCGTGGCCATGACCGACGCCCGGGGCTCCCGGGACATGCTGGCGGCCCTGGATGACATTCTGGCCGCGGCGCTGGCGGATGCGTCTTCGGATGACCTTTCGAATGATCTTTCGAGCCCGATACGGGCCTTCGTGATCAGCGGCCACGCCTATACCGCGGCCAACGCCCAGGCCATCCAGCGGGATCTGGCCCTGGTGCTTCCCGTCTCGGCCCTGGGCATTCTGGCCCTGTTCGTTCTGTTTCTGCGTTCCTGGCGGGCTGCATTCGCCTACGCCGCGCCCCTGGTCGCCATGCTGGCTGGCGTCGCGGCCGTGGCCGCCACCGGCAATCCTCTCTCCGGCATCACGCTGGGCTTCGGGGCCGTACTCATGGGGCTGGCCGTGGATTACGGGCTGCATGTCTGGTACGGGCTGCGACGCGGCGCTGATCCGGCACAGACTCTGGCCCTGCTGGCCAAGCCGATCCTGTTCTGCTGGCTGACCTCCGCCGGGGTGTTCAGCCTGCTCCTGTTCTCCAGCCTGCCGGGACAGCGGCAATTGGCCCTGTTCACGGTTTCCGGCCTGAGCGCGGCCATGCTTCTGTCCCTGACGGTCCTGCCGGTTTTGCTGCTGCGCCGAAACAAGCGGCGTCCGTCCACGCCAGTTCATCCGCCAGAGCGACCATTGGCGCATTTGGCCTCATGGCCGACTCGCCGCAGGCCGGCGATCTCGGCGTTCGTCGCCCTGCTGGCGACCGCCGTGCTCTGCTGGCCCTCGATTCATTTCGACGGACGCCTTCAGGCCCTGAGCATGGTCCCCGAAGAACTGGCTCAGGCCGAGCGGGTCGTCGCGCAGTCCTGGGGCGGGGTGCGCAGCCTGGCCATGCTCGTTGCCCAGGGCGATACCCTGGAAAATGCGTTGCAAACGGCCCATGCCCAACATGCCTTTCTGGAAAAAGCGGGCCCGGGCACGCCCGTCGCCAGCCTGGCCCCGCTGTTGCCCCCCGCGTCGGTTCAAGAGGAATCCATCTGCCGATGGACGGATTTCTGGACGCAACGAAGAGCCGGGCTTCGGGATATCATGGCCAGGGAAGGCGCGCGCCTGGGCTTCGCGCCCCAGGCCTTTGCCCCGTTTTTTGACTTCCTCCAGGCCGAGCCTGAACAGGTCCGTATCGATCACCTCCGTCGTCTCGGTATGGAAGAGCTGATCGACATGCTCGTTGTTCCGGACAACGCGGGCGTGACCATCCTCACGCTGCTTCCCGACAAGCCCGAACTCCACGCCCTCCTCCCTTCCGAAACCCGGCTGGTATCCCAGTCTCTCCTGGGCCGGCACATCGCCGCGGCCCTGCACCGGGACATGACCCGCTTTCTCCTGGCCGCCGGAGTCTTCGTGACCCTGATGACCGCCGTGTTGTTCCGCAACCCGCGACGCATGCTCCAGTCCCTGACCCCGGCCCTGGCCGGGCTGTCCGCCTTGATCGTTGTCGTGACACTTCTGAACATTCCCTTTAATCTCTACTCCATCGCGGCCACGTTTCTGATACTGGGACTGGGCGTGGACTACGGCATCTTCATGACCATGCGCCTCGACCGGGGGCGGGACAGCTTGGGCTCGGGATTGGGCACGGATCTGGACGCTAACCTGGACATTGGCCTGGGCACTGACCTGGACACTGAAAAGGCCGTACTGGTCTCCGGCCTGACAACCCTGCTCGGCTTCGGAGCCCTGGTCCTGGCCGACCATCCAGCCCTGCACTCCATCGGCCTGACCGTCCTCATCGGCATCGCCGCCGCGATCCCGGCGGCCCTGTTCGTGGTGCCGTGCCTGGAGCCGCGCAAAAAATCCCACCGGTAA
- a CDS encoding lipid biosynthesis B12-binding/radical SAM protein — protein MKILLLATNTDREPYPVYPLGMAVVAQALCAAGHEVRQIDYLAMGESDDALRTALLEFQPRVVGLSLRNIDDVDSCGGPEQWFLDRSRRIVELLRATHDVPIIVGGPAFSIMPEAILAYLGADFGVAGEGERAVLDLLSRIERGETGPLIVKSSPLDATRMHSPRMDPVILEYYQRESGLPGVHTKRGCPHDCVYCSYPAIEGRTIRPRDPEHVADDMAELARKHGVDHVFFTDSVFNDDQGHYLAVAEALLRRNLPVRWSAFFRPGRIREEELDLLLRSGLLGMEVGSDALAESTLAGLGKGFCCSDVLRFNAVCAARNIPLAHYLIIGGPEETEATIKETLANLEKMEHCVAFLYSGLRILPRTRLHRRAVAEGLIDRQTSLLHPAYYHSPLLDRETMHATVSQALRGRRDRFFPPRNAQDRMNVMRRFGYRGLVWDQLISAEKQRRGKNGNGRANGRANGRANGRTNGKANGGSSKEAFPSAPAHRSPEGGRSIPFPPATDLATQYPASISTSEA, from the coding sequence ATGAAAATACTCCTGCTTGCCACGAACACGGACCGCGAGCCCTACCCGGTGTATCCCCTGGGCATGGCCGTGGTCGCCCAGGCACTGTGCGCCGCGGGTCATGAAGTCCGGCAGATCGACTATCTGGCCATGGGCGAGTCCGACGATGCGCTGCGGACGGCCTTGCTGGAATTTCAGCCCCGGGTTGTCGGCCTCTCGCTGCGCAACATCGACGACGTGGACTCCTGCGGCGGTCCGGAACAGTGGTTTCTGGACCGGAGCAGGCGAATCGTGGAACTGCTCCGCGCGACCCACGACGTCCCGATCATTGTCGGCGGTCCGGCGTTTTCCATCATGCCCGAGGCCATCCTTGCGTACCTGGGCGCGGATTTCGGCGTGGCCGGAGAAGGTGAGCGGGCCGTCCTGGACCTGCTCTCCCGCATCGAGCGGGGAGAGACCGGGCCGCTCATCGTCAAAAGCAGCCCGCTGGACGCGACCAGGATGCATTCGCCCCGGATGGACCCCGTGATCCTGGAGTACTATCAGCGGGAAAGCGGCCTGCCCGGCGTGCACACCAAGCGAGGATGTCCGCACGACTGCGTGTATTGCAGCTATCCGGCCATCGAGGGCCGCACCATCCGTCCGCGGGACCCGGAACACGTGGCGGACGACATGGCCGAACTGGCCCGGAAACACGGAGTGGACCACGTTTTTTTCACCGACTCCGTGTTCAACGACGATCAAGGCCACTATCTGGCCGTGGCCGAGGCATTGCTCAGGCGTAACCTGCCCGTGCGCTGGAGCGCGTTTTTTCGTCCCGGACGCATTCGGGAGGAGGAGCTGGACCTGTTGCTCCGCTCCGGCCTCCTGGGCATGGAGGTCGGTTCGGACGCCCTGGCCGAATCGACCCTGGCCGGACTCGGCAAAGGCTTTTGCTGCTCGGACGTATTGCGGTTCAATGCCGTCTGCGCGGCCCGAAACATTCCCCTGGCCCATTACCTGATCATCGGCGGACCGGAGGAAACCGAGGCGACCATCAAGGAAACCCTGGCCAACCTGGAGAAGATGGAACACTGCGTGGCCTTCCTGTATTCCGGTTTGCGCATCCTTCCGCGAACCAGGCTGCACCGCCGCGCCGTGGCCGAAGGCCTGATCGACCGGCAAACCTCGCTGCTTCATCCCGCCTATTACCACAGTCCGCTGCTGGACCGCGAAACCATGCACGCAACCGTGAGCCAGGCCCTGCGCGGTCGTCGCGACCGTTTTTTCCCGCCACGAAACGCCCAGGACCGCATGAACGTGATGCGCCGCTTCGGGTACCGCGGCCTGGTCTGGGACCAGTTGATCAGCGCGGAGAAGCAGCGTCGGGGAAAAAATGGGAACGGCCGGGCGAACGGCCGGGCGAACGGGAGGGCGAACGGGAGGACGAACGGGAAGGCGAACGGCGGCTCGTCAAAAGAAGCTTTTCCCTCTGCACCGGCACATCGCTCCCCAGAAGGCGGCCGGTCCATCCCCTTCCCGCCCGCGACCGATCTCGCCACGCAATACCCCGCGAGTATTTCAACTTCCGAAGCCTGA
- a CDS encoding DUF6364 family protein — protein MNTKLTLRLDDELIDSAKQHAARTGKSVSRIVADLFEMIRNEKQGRELPLPPVVKSLKGALKGRPVEENEYRKHLEEKYL, from the coding sequence ATGAACACGAAACTGACCTTGCGCTTGGATGACGAGCTGATCGATTCGGCCAAGCAACACGCCGCCCGGACGGGCAAATCCGTTTCACGCATTGTCGCGGATCTGTTTGAAATGATCCGAAATGAAAAGCAAGGCAGGGAGCTTCCACTGCCACCGGTCGTGAAAAGCCTCAAAGGGGCCCTGAAAGGCAGGCCTGTGGAGGAAAACGAGTACCGGAAACATCTGGAAGAAAAGTACCTGTGA
- a CDS encoding AMP-binding enzyme: MRRIALDRSDYFILTRAVAFAKLKAVRNISDVFGDELLISPDSDFQVEPLKATPDELAQASEQVAGYFGLSAEKAAVLAGLPTLGQWAGYLLEQIGPRPERIAFSTSGSTGEPKTVVRDVFFLEQDAVHLADLFPHVNRFLALVPPHHIYGFIHAVLVPKLLDVPCQDRRFINPSALINELRPGDAVLGFPHAWRLCVETGETFPPGVLGVTSTGPCPTETIRDLKRRGLETLLEIYGSSENGAIGYRTGLNDPLTLLPTWKRVGEDQLARVLEQGGSSEPFTIQDMLDWVDHTRFFVKKRLDHAVQVAGINVYPSRVRNVLLAHEAVVDCAVRLMRPEEGHRLKAFVVLQPDREADPGIRDALRVHLARHLSHLEQPASIIFGPELPINEMGKAADWTIHSGPALLLGQATRG, from the coding sequence GTGCGGCGGATTGCGCTTGATCGTTCCGATTATTTCATTTTGACCCGGGCTGTCGCGTTTGCCAAGCTCAAGGCGGTTCGCAACATTTCCGACGTGTTCGGTGATGAACTGCTCATCAGTCCGGACAGCGATTTTCAGGTGGAGCCGCTGAAGGCAACGCCGGATGAACTGGCCCAGGCCTCCGAACAGGTGGCCGGGTATTTCGGCCTGTCGGCGGAAAAGGCCGCGGTTTTGGCCGGGTTGCCGACTCTGGGACAATGGGCCGGATATCTTTTGGAACAGATCGGTCCGCGACCGGAACGCATCGCCTTTTCCACTTCCGGCAGCACCGGCGAACCGAAAACCGTTGTTCGCGACGTCTTTTTCCTGGAACAGGACGCCGTGCATCTGGCCGACTTGTTTCCTCACGTCAACCGTTTTTTGGCCCTGGTCCCGCCGCACCACATTTACGGGTTCATCCACGCGGTCCTGGTTCCCAAGTTGCTGGACGTCCCCTGCCAGGATCGGCGCTTCATAAATCCTTCCGCCTTGATCAACGAGCTGCGTCCGGGCGACGCGGTTCTTGGCTTTCCGCATGCCTGGCGGCTCTGCGTTGAAACCGGTGAAACGTTTCCCCCTGGAGTGCTCGGGGTCACCTCCACGGGGCCCTGTCCGACGGAAACCATCCGGGATCTCAAGCGCCGGGGATTGGAAACACTGCTTGAAATATACGGCTCATCGGAAAACGGAGCCATCGGTTATCGGACCGGACTGAACGATCCCTTGACCTTGCTGCCCACCTGGAAGCGGGTCGGCGAGGATCAATTGGCGCGTGTGTTGGAGCAGGGCGGATCGTCCGAGCCGTTCACCATCCAGGATATGTTGGACTGGGTGGATCACACCCGTTTTTTCGTCAAAAAGCGCCTGGACCATGCCGTCCAGGTCGCCGGGATCAATGTCTATCCTTCCCGGGTCCGCAATGTGTTGCTGGCCCATGAAGCCGTGGTCGACTGCGCCGTGCGGCTGATGCGCCCGGAAGAGGGCCATCGCCTGAAGGCCTTCGTGGTGCTTCAACCGGACCGGGAGGCCGATCCCGGCATCCGGGACGCCTTGCGCGTCCATTTGGCCCGCCACCTGTCCCACCTTGAACAGCCCGCCTCCATCATCTTCGGTCCCGAACTGCCCATAAACGAGATGGGCAAGGCGGCGGATTGGACTATTCATTCCGGCCCGGCCCTTCTTCTGGGGCAAGCGACGCGGGGATAG
- a CDS encoding acyl-CoA thioesterase has product MNMRKPYFPKQDGHPEPLRAVCARRVRFEEVDPLGIVWHGRYPSFFEDARMALGDKYGIGYMAFYEHGVVTPIKMMHVDYHQPLRFDEEFTVEGIQHFSESARINTEYVVRNVAGTIATTGYTVQMLLDLKMNVLIALPPFFEAFCDRWKRDKPCACT; this is encoded by the coding sequence ATGAACATGCGCAAACCGTATTTCCCAAAACAGGATGGCCACCCCGAGCCCTTGCGAGCCGTCTGTGCGCGACGGGTGCGCTTCGAGGAGGTGGACCCGCTGGGCATTGTCTGGCATGGCCGATACCCAAGTTTTTTCGAGGACGCGCGTATGGCCCTGGGCGACAAATACGGCATCGGCTACATGGCCTTCTACGAGCACGGCGTGGTCACGCCCATTAAAATGATGCACGTGGACTACCACCAGCCCCTGCGCTTCGACGAAGAGTTCACCGTGGAGGGGATCCAGCATTTTTCCGAGTCCGCGCGGATCAACACCGAATACGTGGTCCGCAACGTCGCGGGGACAATCGCCACCACCGGCTATACCGTGCAAATGCTCCTGGACCTGAAGATGAACGTGCTCATCGCCCTGCCTCCTTTTTTCGAAGCCTTCTGCGACCGATGGAAACGGGACAAACCATGCGCATGCACCTGA
- a CDS encoding ApeP family dehydratase, translating into MIQLPHSAADLMPHQPPMRLIDTVLSVEPDGSGTAETVIRADNIFLDRDDALLPEAMVELMAQTFAAVSGYSDLQAGRPGRTGYLVGVKKVSFPTPEANQPSVSVGDRLTVGVRPTGEFAGFVIIDAEVRRHDDLLAQGELKIWIASDGDEQGGPA; encoded by the coding sequence ATGATCCAACTCCCCCACTCCGCCGCCGACCTGATGCCCCACCAGCCTCCCATGCGCCTGATCGACACGGTCCTGTCCGTGGAGCCGGACGGTTCGGGCACGGCGGAGACCGTTATCCGGGCGGACAATATTTTTCTGGACCGGGACGACGCGTTGCTCCCCGAGGCCATGGTGGAACTTATGGCCCAGACCTTTGCCGCGGTCAGCGGCTATAGTGATCTCCAGGCCGGGCGTCCGGGGCGGACGGGGTATCTGGTGGGGGTGAAAAAAGTCTCGTTTCCCACACCGGAAGCCAACCAGCCGAGCGTCTCGGTCGGCGACCGGCTGACCGTCGGAGTCCGGCCCACCGGAGAGTTCGCAGGATTCGTGATCATCGACGCGGAGGTCCGCCGTCACGACGATCTTTTGGCCCAGGGAGAACTGAAAATCTGGATCGCTTCGGACGGCGATGAGCAAGGAGGCCCGGCATGA
- a CDS encoding outer membrane lipoprotein carrier protein LolA encodes MTIHRLALSCFLLLFLSLGLPPTAVTDEFKELTPALRERLAVIHQGTRSVQGDFEQEKRLSMFDRTFVSMGVFAVKQPGKIHWAYQEPSAFGFASDGEQVRRWNEHSGMSAPSPLARDPILSVIVDQMLAWSTMDAEKLEASFTLAVPKTTPESTPETAPLTLELLPRTRQLAAVLQRVQVSFDRDETHLQEIVLFEPDGDTTRIRFFNVRVNEDVSPGLF; translated from the coding sequence ATGACGATTCACCGCCTGGCCTTGTCCTGTTTTCTCCTCCTCTTCCTGTCTCTCGGACTTCCCCCAACCGCCGTGACTGACGAATTCAAGGAATTGACGCCGGCCTTACGGGAACGCCTGGCGGTCATTCACCAAGGCACCCGATCGGTCCAAGGGGATTTTGAGCAGGAAAAGCGCCTGAGCATGTTCGACCGAACCTTTGTTTCCATGGGCGTCTTCGCCGTGAAGCAACCCGGCAAAATTCACTGGGCCTATCAGGAGCCCTCCGCTTTTGGATTCGCCTCGGACGGGGAACAGGTCCGGCGCTGGAATGAACATTCCGGGATGTCCGCCCCCTCCCCGCTGGCCCGGGATCCAATCCTCTCGGTGATCGTGGACCAGATGCTGGCCTGGTCCACCATGGACGCCGAAAAACTGGAAGCCTCTTTCACCCTTGCCGTGCCAAAGACGACCCCAGAATCGACCCCGGAAACAGCCCCGCTTACCCTGGAACTCCTGCCCAGAACCCGTCAACTCGCGGCGGTCCTCCAGCGCGTCCAGGTCTCCTTTGACCGGGACGAAACCCACCTTCAGGAGATCGTGCTCTTCGAACCCGACGGCGACACCACCCGCATCCGCTTCTTCAACGTCCGCGTCAATGAGGATGTTTCACCGGGGCTGTTCTAG
- a CDS encoding B12-binding domain-containing radical SAM protein, with amino-acid sequence MRMHLIYPKWPKLERQTEFHLPPHGPVVFAAEVPEDVEITFTDENLEPLDFDASTNLAALSVMLTCQLPRALAIADRYRELGVPVIMGGIGTMLHAEEAARHADSLFLGEVEGRFAAVIQDLKENRLRPVYDYLGAPPDISLAGTARRGILKRDLYNYRGVQMVDLLHASRGCKFNCMPCCVAYLGGKSFRPRPIHKVIAEMESIANNRLFFVDNSLAQDREWLKDLFTAMIPLKRKWISHPIMYDPEILDLAAQAGCWYVYQAVIDDSKTIRERIRMLKDHDIGIEGTILLGLDDHDESYIKRMVDFLLEVELDMAEFTILTPFPHTPIREMFEQQDRILSNNWLEYTCDKVVFQPKQMPPDTLQELFHYAWDTFYAEGGPQLRMGNLFKKVISKEMDDGTYRRYDLKRKRAFPKKNPDTEHSRHD; translated from the coding sequence ATGCGCATGCACCTGATCTACCCCAAATGGCCCAAGCTCGAACGCCAGACCGAATTCCACCTGCCGCCTCACGGGCCGGTGGTCTTCGCGGCGGAAGTCCCCGAGGACGTGGAGATCACGTTCACGGACGAGAACCTGGAGCCCCTGGACTTCGACGCCTCCACGAATCTGGCGGCCCTGTCGGTGATGCTCACCTGCCAGCTGCCCAGGGCCCTGGCCATCGCGGACCGTTACCGGGAACTGGGCGTGCCGGTGATCATGGGCGGCATCGGGACCATGCTTCACGCCGAGGAAGCGGCCCGACACGCGGACTCGCTCTTTCTGGGCGAAGTGGAAGGCCGCTTCGCCGCGGTGATCCAGGATCTGAAGGAAAACCGCCTGCGCCCCGTCTATGACTATCTTGGCGCTCCTCCGGACATCTCCCTGGCGGGAACGGCGCGGCGCGGCATATTGAAGCGCGACCTGTACAACTATCGCGGCGTCCAGATGGTGGATCTGCTCCACGCCTCCCGAGGCTGCAAGTTCAACTGCATGCCCTGCTGCGTGGCCTATCTGGGCGGCAAGTCCTTCCGGCCGCGTCCCATCCACAAGGTCATCGCGGAGATGGAATCCATCGCCAACAACCGGCTGTTCTTCGTGGACAATTCCCTGGCCCAGGACCGGGAGTGGCTGAAAGACCTGTTCACGGCCATGATTCCCTTGAAGCGCAAGTGGATTTCCCATCCCATCATGTACGACCCGGAAATCCTGGACCTCGCGGCCCAGGCCGGCTGCTGGTACGTGTACCAGGCGGTGATCGACGATTCGAAAACCATTCGGGAACGGATCAGGATGCTCAAGGACCACGACATCGGCATTGAAGGCACCATCCTCCTGGGTCTGGACGATCACGACGAATCCTACATCAAGCGGATGGTAGACTTCCTCCTGGAGGTGGAATTGGACATGGCCGAGTTCACGATCCTGACCCCGTTCCCGCACACCCCCATCCGGGAGATGTTCGAGCAGCAAGACCGTATCCTGAGCAACAACTGGCTGGAGTACACCTGCGACAAAGTGGTTTTTCAGCCCAAGCAAATGCCTCCGGACACCCTGCAGGAACTCTTTCACTATGCCTGGGACACGTTTTACGCCGAGGGAGGGCCGCAGTTGCGAATGGGCAACTTGTTCAAAAAGGTCATTTCCAAGGAGATGGACGACGGCACCTATCGTCGCTACGACCTGAAACGCAAACGGGCCTTTCCCAAAAAGAACCCGGACACGGAGCATTCCCGCCATGATTGA
- a CDS encoding radical SAM/SPASM domain-containing protein, producing the protein MKNNLSCKFSPEDIEDAKQTGRLLSMELELSRACNLRCIYCYADSGTALDAELSLSEILDAVDQAVELGARRIIVLGGGEPLVYPDILAILRHIHRRGAAIDLFTNGTRITAELAKEFMALGVSPVIKMNSMREEVQDVLADKPGTFAKIRQGLHHLRDAGYPAPELPLGVQTVICRQNLSELPTMWAWIRDQGMVPYFETITLQGRARHYPELLVGPEEIRSLFQTLADLDKTRFGMEWDPRPPVAGLTCNRHFYTCTITVHGDVVPCPGVDIAVGNIRTARLAEILHQSPVIRDLRNIRETIKGACKTCEFHHSCYGCRGMAYQHTGDYLAADPLCWRNPERINS; encoded by the coding sequence ATGAAAAATAACCTTTCTTGCAAATTTTCGCCGGAAGACATCGAAGACGCCAAGCAAACGGGACGCTTATTGTCCATGGAACTGGAATTGTCCAGGGCGTGCAATCTGCGGTGCATTTACTGCTATGCGGATTCCGGGACGGCCCTGGACGCGGAGTTGTCCCTGTCGGAGATTCTGGATGCCGTGGACCAGGCCGTGGAACTGGGGGCCAGGCGGATCATCGTCCTGGGCGGCGGGGAGCCGTTGGTTTATCCAGACATCCTGGCCATCCTGCGACATATTCACCGGCGCGGAGCGGCCATTGATCTGTTCACCAACGGGACGCGGATCACCGCCGAGCTGGCCAAGGAATTCATGGCCCTGGGAGTCAGTCCGGTGATCAAGATGAACAGCATGCGCGAGGAGGTGCAGGACGTGCTGGCGGACAAGCCCGGGACCTTCGCGAAAATCCGCCAGGGGCTGCACCATCTGCGCGACGCGGGATACCCCGCGCCAGAGCTTCCGCTGGGCGTGCAGACCGTGATCTGCCGCCAAAATCTCTCGGAACTGCCGACCATGTGGGCCTGGATTCGCGACCAGGGCATGGTCCCGTACTTCGAGACCATCACCCTTCAGGGCCGAGCCCGCCACTACCCGGAACTGCTCGTCGGCCCCGAGGAAATCCGGTCCTTGTTTCAAACCCTGGCCGACCTGGACAAAACCCGCTTCGGCATGGAATGGGACCCACGCCCCCCGGTGGCCGGCCTGACCTGCAACCGCCATTTCTACACCTGCACGATAACCGTGCACGGCGACGTCGTCCCCTGTCCGGGCGTGGACATCGCCGTGGGCAACATCCGCACGGCCAGGCTCGCTGAGATCCTCCACCAAAGCCCGGTCATCCGCGACCTGCGCAACATCCGCGAAACCATCAAAGGGGCCTGCAAAACCTGCGAGTTCCACCATTCCTGCTACGGCTGCCGAGGCATGGCCTACCAGCACACCGGCGACTACCTGGCCGCGGACCCTCTTTGCTGGAGAAATCCGGAGCGGATCAACTCATAA
- a CDS encoding PIN domain-containing protein, translated as MNVLFDTNVILDVLLDREPFADDAALLLAMVERSEIKGSICATTVTTIHYLAAKVLGTQAAMGHVRSLLALFVVAPVNRVVLESALASGFADFEDAVVHASARHVGAEYIVTRNVPDFKNAALPVLTPSELIMHMACL; from the coding sequence GTGAACGTTCTTTTCGATACCAACGTGATCCTGGACGTCCTGCTGGACAGAGAGCCTTTTGCCGATGATGCCGCCCTGCTCCTGGCAATGGTGGAACGCTCCGAAATTAAGGGCTCCATTTGCGCCACGACGGTGACCACCATCCATTACCTCGCGGCCAAGGTGCTCGGCACCCAGGCTGCCATGGGCCATGTCCGTTCCCTGCTCGCCTTGTTCGTCGTCGCTCCCGTGAATCGCGTGGTGCTGGAGAGCGCTCTGGCTTCTGGTTTCGCCGACTTCGAAGACGCGGTCGTGCATGCGTCCGCCCGTCATGTCGGCGCGGAGTACATCGTGACCAGGAACGTTCCAGACTTCAAGAATGCCGCGCTCCCCGTGCTGACACCATCGGAATTGATCATGCACATGGCTTGTTTATGA
- a CDS encoding DUF3261 domain-containing protein — protein MSQRIIHGILQGIFLAILLTGCSRPYLPPDGYLPHVIPPTDSCLTPWPAGETPYHLRQTVFLETQGQTHVLQGFMILDVDRAEVRIVGLSELGMKLFDLKVTSEGHDILALAPTLGANGERLADQIALSTRRIFLSHRDMADAEAHLGPEDLLLIDRSQGSPVVQTCDPRKGQVRRVYDPKRRWSVDFDAYQPMNGFTGPGRIVYQDHRAGYALTIVLHEVFEP, from the coding sequence ATGTCGCAACGCATCATTCACGGCATCTTGCAAGGCATCTTTCTCGCCATCCTCCTGACGGGTTGTTCCCGTCCGTACCTTCCACCGGACGGCTACCTGCCACACGTGATCCCTCCCACCGACTCCTGCCTGACACCGTGGCCCGCGGGCGAAACTCCGTACCATCTGCGTCAAACCGTATTTTTGGAGACCCAAGGACAAACCCATGTGCTCCAGGGGTTCATGATTCTTGACGTGGATCGGGCTGAGGTGCGAATTGTCGGCCTTTCCGAACTGGGAATGAAGCTGTTCGATCTGAAGGTCACCTCGGAAGGTCACGATATCCTTGCTCTGGCCCCCACCCTGGGAGCCAACGGAGAGCGGCTGGCCGACCAGATCGCGTTGAGTACGCGCCGGATTTTTTTGTCCCACCGGGACATGGCCGACGCCGAGGCCCATCTCGGGCCGGAAGATCTGCTGCTGATCGACCGGTCTCAAGGGTCGCCGGTGGTTCAGACCTGCGACCCGCGCAAGGGGCAGGTTCGCCGTGTCTACGATCCAAAGCGGCGCTGGAGCGTTGACTTCGACGCCTACCAACCCATGAACGGCTTTACGGGTCCCGGACGAATCGTCTACCAGGACCACCGGGCCGGATACGCATTGACCATTGTCCTGCATGAGGTCTTTGAGCCATGA